The genomic DNA ACTGGAAAATCAATAGAGGGTGAATTTTGTGGTGTAACTAATGTAATACGACATAAACCCGTATCCTCATCATCTTACCCCCTTGCTTACCATCCACCATTTTACCCATCTACTAACCACTTACCACCTACAACTTCCATTCTCACAATCCCACCCACCAACTTACCCAGCTACCCACATGCCCTTTCCACTTGCCCAAACTTGCCAGGACCACACCTCCGCGCTCCCCACTAGACGTGTGAGGAGAGAGAGTGTGCTCCAGCGCCCCCACCGGTACACTACATCCCAGTAGAGGCGTCCCAGCAAGCGCTCCCTTGACTCTGATTATGACAGTCGGGACCCGGCGATGGCTCCTGGGCGTCACAGCTTACCGCCAGATTAATAGTGCTTTATCCTAGTGGAGGTGGCGCCATCTCTACGCCGGGGATTGTGTTCGTAAAGGGGGTAGGGTGTTTGTGAGGCCAGGGGCATGTGATGTGGAGGGGTGTGCTGTGTTTGTGAGGCCAGGGGCATGTGATGTGGAGGGATGTGCTGTGTTTGTGAGGCCAGGGGCATGTGATGTGGAGGGATGTGCTGTGTTTGTGAGGCCAGGGGCATGTGATGTGGAGGGGTGTGCTGTGTTTGTGAGGCCAGGGGCATGTGATGTGGAGGGATGTGCTATGTTTGTGAGGCCAGGGGCATGTGATGTGGAGGGGTGTGCTGTGTTTGTGAGGCCAGGGGCATGTGATGTGGAGGGATGTGCTGTGTTTGTGAGGCCAGGGGCATGTGATGTGGAGGGATGTGCTGTGTTTGTGAGGCCAGGGGCATGTGATGTGGAGGGGGGTGCTGTGTTTGTGAGGCCAGGGGCATGTGATGTAGAGGGATGTGCTGTGTTTGTGAGGCCAGGGGCATGTGATGTGGAGGGATGTGCTGTGTTTGTGAGGCCAGGGGCATGTGATGTGGAGGGGTGTGCTGTGTTTGTGAGGCCAGGGGCATGTGATGTGGAGGGATGTGCTGTGTTTGTGAGGCCAGGGGCATGTGATGTGGAGGGATGTGCTGTGTTTGTGAGGCCAGGGGCATGTGATGTGGAGGGATGTGCTGTGTTTGTGAGGCCAGGGGCATGTGATGTGGAGGGATGTGCTGTGTTTGTGAGGCCAGGGGCATGTGATGTGGAGGGGTGTGCTGTGTTTGTGAGGCCAGGGGCATGTGATGTGGAGGGGTGTGCTGTGTTTGtgaggtgtggagtgtgtgtgtgagtgacactGTAATTCACTCGCCATTGTTCACTAgcttttcgagatatatatatatatatatatatatatatatatatatatatatatatatatatatatatatatatatatatatatatatatatagtgtgtgtgtgtgtgtaccacactgatctttttcttaacTTCTGGTAATTTTAATTGTTCCTATCGAATACTTCATCAAGCGATGTATACACAGTCTTCCAGCTATTTCGTTAAATATCTATCCTGAGATACTATCCGGTCCTGTGGCTTTATAGAAGATGGCATAGCTATTATTACATACATCCGGCGCTGTACCAAAATATTATGACAATGGGGGAGTTTAAACTCGTGTCTCTTGCCTCTTATCTGCCATTATATTTTCTCGTGGCTTCGTCACGTTAGTCTGGTGTTATTTTGTATTGTTCTTACGTCATTTatatactgttcctaaataatttattattattattattattattattatttatatttaggccAAAGTATTGTGGAGTCAgcggaggctgggagaggtgcgGCGAGAGGAGGATGGTGGTACTTCTCCAGGAGTGGCCTGCtgttcctagggtccgggtttgcacagttacacacatgaTATTGTTACCGTGATGTGACGTCCGTTGATGTGTGTGTAATGAATCCTAGCCTTAGGGAAGCTCTAAAGCCAGCCTCATCCTCCGTCACTAGGGGGCTCATAAAGCCATTCTCATCCTCCGTCACTAGGGGGCTCTAAAGCCAGCCTCATCCTCCGTTACTTGGGGGCTCATAAAGCCATTCTCATCCTCCGTTACTAGGGGACTCATAAAGCCAGCCTCATCCTCCGTCACTAGGGGGCTCATAAAGCCAGCCTCATCCTCCGTCACTAGGGGCTTATAAAGCCAGCCTCATCCTCTGTTACTAGGGGGCTCATAAAGCCATTCTCATCCTCCGTCACTAGGGGGCTCATAAAGCCAGCCTCATCCTCCGTCACTAGGGGGCTC from Procambarus clarkii isolate CNS0578487 chromosome 32, FALCON_Pclarkii_2.0, whole genome shotgun sequence includes the following:
- the LOC123759501 gene encoding uncharacterized protein, whose product is MPLASQTQHTPPHHMPLASQTQHIPPHHMPLASQTQHIPPHHMPLASQTQHIPPHHMPLASQTQHIPPHHMPLASQTQHTPPHHMPLASQTQHIPPHHMPLASQTQHIPLHHMPLASQTQHPPPHHMPLASQTQHIPPHHMPLASQTQHIPPHHMPLASQTQHTPPHHMPLASQT